The Leptospira sp. WS39.C2 genome contains a region encoding:
- the ilvN gene encoding acetolactate synthase small subunit produces MKHTLSILVNNHPGVMSHVSGLFTRRGYNIDSIAVGVTDNQEVSSMTIVLNGDDFVVGQVKNQLLKLPDVLKVQDMAYASSVQRELVLVSFSINESNRSEALTICNGFDVKILEMTEDSLLIEFSGNSRQVTNIIAVLKPFGIREISRTGQIAIAYRNQNAV; encoded by the coding sequence ATGAAACATACACTTAGTATTTTAGTCAATAACCATCCAGGTGTGATGAGTCATGTATCTGGTTTATTCACTAGACGTGGGTATAACATTGATTCCATAGCGGTTGGAGTCACAGACAACCAAGAAGTATCTTCTATGACAATTGTCCTGAATGGAGATGATTTTGTGGTGGGTCAGGTGAAAAACCAACTTTTGAAACTCCCTGATGTTTTGAAAGTCCAAGATATGGCTTATGCAAGTTCTGTACAAAGGGAACTTGTGCTTGTATCATTTTCCATTAACGAAAGCAATCGCAGTGAAGCATTGACAATTTGTAATGGATTTGATGTGAAAATCTTGGAAATGACAGAAGATTCTCTTTTGATAGAGTTTTCGGGAAATTCTCGTCAGGTGACCAATATCATTGCCGTATTAAAACCGTTTGGAATCCGAGAGATCTCCCGCACAGGGCAAATTGCCATCGCCTATCGAAACCAAAACGCTGTTTAG
- the ilvB gene encoding biosynthetic-type acetolactate synthase large subunit: MTSTTEAITGGRLMVELLEEAGVEIVFGYPGGAILPFYDELYHSKKIKHILVRHEQGAIHMAEGYARSTGKLGVCIATSGPGATNLITGLTDAKMDSVPILAITGQVATDAIGTDAFQEADIFGITIPITKYNALIKRADDLARHFEEAIKIAMGGRPGPVLLDFPKDVQLGKTTVRKASSLKIAPHHYERPKVKGDPQEFADALNQAKRPLLYVGGGAINSFASAEIKALAEKANAPVTTTLMGLGAFPGTHPLSVGMLGMHGTAYANKAVLECDYILNLGARFDDRVAKYQDFAPNAVRAHVDIDAAEFNKRINVDHILHGDLKDAIREILPFVKGGDRATWIENIQNLKKNHPLDFDNSGDTIKPQDFLNRVYTKTKGEAIVSTDVGQHQMWAAQYYLFDKPNTWLTSGGLGTMGYGLPAAIGAKFGNPDKTVICVTGDGSFQMCIQELATIAQSKLGVKILLFNNNFLGMVRQWQELFYEERFSESQWTYNPNFVKLAEAYDIPAMRIEKKSDIDKGVEFFLKDSGSALIEVMIPAEEKVFPMIPAGKSQQDLIEFKDLGKLKK; encoded by the coding sequence ATGACATCTACAACCGAAGCGATTACTGGCGGCCGGCTTATGGTCGAATTATTGGAAGAAGCGGGTGTGGAAATTGTCTTTGGATACCCTGGTGGTGCCATTCTCCCTTTTTACGACGAACTCTATCATAGCAAAAAAATCAAACACATCCTTGTACGACACGAACAAGGTGCGATTCACATGGCCGAAGGGTATGCTCGTTCTACAGGTAAGTTAGGTGTTTGTATCGCGACCTCTGGGCCAGGGGCTACGAACTTAATCACTGGTCTAACAGATGCCAAAATGGATTCTGTTCCCATCCTTGCCATCACAGGTCAGGTAGCCACTGATGCTATTGGAACCGATGCTTTCCAAGAAGCAGATATTTTTGGAATTACAATTCCCATCACAAAATACAATGCCCTCATCAAAAGAGCTGATGACCTTGCTCGTCATTTTGAAGAAGCCATCAAAATTGCAATGGGAGGAAGGCCTGGTCCTGTGTTACTTGATTTTCCCAAAGATGTACAATTGGGTAAAACAACAGTTCGTAAAGCATCTTCTTTAAAAATTGCACCTCACCATTATGAAAGACCAAAGGTAAAAGGGGATCCACAAGAATTTGCAGATGCTCTGAACCAAGCCAAACGCCCGTTACTCTATGTAGGTGGTGGTGCGATCAATTCCTTTGCCTCTGCTGAAATCAAAGCTCTTGCTGAAAAAGCAAATGCCCCTGTCACAACAACACTTATGGGACTTGGTGCGTTTCCTGGAACCCATCCACTTTCTGTGGGAATGCTTGGCATGCACGGAACAGCTTACGCCAACAAAGCGGTGTTAGAATGTGATTATATTTTGAATTTGGGAGCTCGGTTTGATGACCGTGTTGCCAAATACCAAGACTTTGCACCGAATGCCGTACGTGCCCATGTCGATATAGATGCTGCTGAATTTAATAAACGAATTAATGTGGATCACATCCTACATGGTGATCTTAAAGATGCCATTCGTGAAATCCTTCCTTTTGTGAAAGGAGGGGACAGAGCTACCTGGATCGAAAACATCCAAAACCTCAAAAAAAACCACCCACTAGATTTTGATAACAGCGGTGATACAATCAAACCCCAAGACTTTTTAAACAGGGTGTATACAAAAACGAAAGGCGAAGCAATTGTTTCTACCGATGTTGGCCAACACCAAATGTGGGCGGCTCAGTATTATTTATTTGATAAACCAAACACTTGGCTTACTTCCGGTGGTCTTGGAACCATGGGGTATGGACTTCCAGCAGCCATCGGCGCTAAGTTTGGAAACCCAGACAAAACTGTGATATGTGTAACAGGAGACGGATCTTTTCAAATGTGTATCCAAGAACTTGCTACTATCGCACAATCGAAGTTAGGTGTTAAAATTTTACTTTTTAATAATAACTTTCTTGGTATGGTCCGCCAATGGCAGGAACTTTTTTATGAAGAAAGATTCAGTGAATCTCAATGGACTTACAATCCAAACTTTGTAAAACTAGCCGAGGCCTATGATATCCCTGCCATGAGGATTGAAAAAAAATCAGACATAGACAAAGGTGTAGAGTTTTTTTTGAAAGATAGTGGTTCGGCTCTCATCGAAGTGATGATCCCTGCAGAAGAAAAAGTATTCCCCATGATCCCGGCTGGAAAATCACAACAAGATCTCATTGAATTCAAAGACTTGGGGAAATTGAAAAAATGA
- a CDS encoding tetratricopeptide repeat protein has translation MENAEIEKTQEDEKFTKIKALAKEAYRFLDQGRFKEAKERLDILLDEDPTNTYGLVGLGDYYAKTKQPEQAIQYYRKCLSGDTTNKFSLMGLMNAYRDLNSLKRIIEVAEEFHHITITDASILSRVADAHRKLKNFKESEVYYMEALQINPNDQYVIVGLGHLYFACQRYADAILWWEKLLGSQPNNIKILTEIGNSYRKIKDFDKAILYYERAKDLDPKNFFALYGLAESYRGKKDFKTAITYWEKILESDPENKLIINRYADSLRGLGNYDKALECFNKILASGDDYFALLGKAAALRLIGDLEKAEEIYLGLLTKSPNDPRPALELSDLWDIMGKKSQAIKLLEDLAKKNPSNEAIRERIEYLKD, from the coding sequence ATGGAAAACGCCGAAATCGAAAAAACACAAGAAGATGAAAAATTCACAAAAATAAAAGCTCTTGCAAAAGAAGCATATCGTTTTCTCGACCAAGGCCGCTTCAAAGAAGCAAAAGAACGATTAGACATATTACTTGATGAAGACCCTACTAATACTTATGGGCTTGTTGGACTTGGTGATTATTATGCCAAAACAAAACAACCAGAACAAGCCATCCAATACTATCGAAAATGTTTGAGTGGTGATACCACAAATAAATTTTCCCTTATGGGTCTTATGAATGCCTATCGGGATCTCAATAGTTTAAAACGGATCATTGAAGTTGCAGAAGAATTTCACCACATAACAATCACAGATGCAAGTATCCTATCTCGAGTGGCAGATGCCCATAGGAAATTAAAAAACTTTAAAGAATCCGAAGTATATTACATGGAAGCCTTACAAATTAATCCAAATGACCAGTACGTTATTGTTGGGCTTGGTCATTTGTACTTTGCTTGCCAAAGGTATGCAGATGCAATTTTGTGGTGGGAAAAACTTCTTGGTAGTCAACCAAACAATATCAAAATCCTAACTGAGATCGGAAACAGTTATCGAAAAATCAAAGATTTTGATAAAGCAATACTTTATTATGAAAGGGCAAAAGACCTTGATCCCAAAAACTTTTTTGCACTTTATGGTCTTGCTGAATCGTATCGAGGCAAAAAAGATTTTAAAACTGCGATCACGTATTGGGAAAAAATACTTGAGTCAGATCCTGAAAATAAACTAATTATCAACCGTTATGCGGACTCACTCAGAGGTCTTGGCAATTACGACAAAGCCCTAGAATGTTTTAACAAAATCCTGGCCAGTGGTGATGATTACTTTGCACTTCTTGGAAAAGCGGCCGCATTACGACTCATAGGTGATTTAGAAAAAGCAGAAGAAATTTATTTAGGACTTCTTACCAAATCTCCAAATGACCCAAGACCTGCACTTGAGCTTTCGGACCTTTGGGACATTATGGGTAAAAAATCCCAAGCAATCAAACTTCTAGAAGATTTAGCAAAGAAAAATCCATCAAATGAGGCGATTCGCGAGCGGATTGAGTATTTAAAAGATTAG
- a CDS encoding P83/100 family protein, translating to MRISRSIIICLIAVGFSLTAQSKAPLGESEIKGSKKIEFINRSLRKASDDIIQENTETGKKLAETLSKESTANSDGVKIQRILPGPDGKLGADILSISESQSFDHINSIARILASYIEKSFQYKVGNAETLAQYILYYNATHRKDAKFFAKKYTAGVMDATAPDKLGIDTTYKNWPGKTQIIIPIDRNILKDSGNDVTTDELEKDVNRTVKDKEKDPATKQKMEDEAKKMDKLQTDKIKEEKKVLQDKKDEVSKEGKELQDKKDSLKKQEQEAVASLNELKKDPVKNKAEIEKKTEEVKKIEQEKKETDKKSEAVQAKKEELSKKEEQIAKKEEARTGTTTSGDGAKKEDAVQKVEAKVEELKTELAQTKEELKKKEEQSDNVVNNKILFMKFIKYDTDGHYSNELWAIDPAKDDALFKSPYNNICSKEFKEIANQGVLVLGYDGEKIETRKHKLVLLDPDKLGVKKTSESADIFWRTPMINREDKIYVIEKVKDKYHVARFKSDLTFEKRTEEPVEENSELTFFGDKIYVTGKPKEGEKTTIKVFKKEDLSLLKTIAP from the coding sequence ATGAGAATCTCTCGTTCCATCATCATTTGCCTAATCGCTGTCGGATTTTCCCTGACAGCTCAATCCAAAGCCCCACTCGGAGAATCCGAAATCAAGGGTTCCAAAAAAATTGAATTCATCAACCGTTCCTTACGTAAGGCTTCTGATGACATCATCCAAGAAAATACGGAAACGGGTAAAAAACTCGCGGAAACATTGTCAAAGGAATCAACTGCAAACTCAGATGGAGTCAAAATCCAAAGGATCTTACCTGGACCCGATGGAAAACTCGGAGCTGATATCCTCTCCATTTCAGAATCACAAAGTTTTGATCACATAAATTCCATTGCTAGGATCCTTGCTTCCTACATTGAAAAATCTTTCCAATACAAAGTGGGAAATGCAGAGACTCTTGCCCAGTACATTTTGTACTACAATGCAACCCATAGAAAAGATGCTAAGTTTTTTGCAAAAAAATACACAGCAGGTGTAATGGATGCGACTGCACCAGATAAACTTGGAATTGATACAACGTATAAAAATTGGCCAGGGAAAACTCAAATCATCATCCCAATTGATAGAAACATCTTAAAAGATAGTGGGAATGATGTCACAACTGATGAATTAGAAAAAGACGTGAATCGTACGGTAAAGGATAAAGAAAAAGATCCTGCCACCAAACAAAAGATGGAAGACGAAGCCAAAAAAATGGACAAGTTGCAAACCGATAAAATCAAAGAAGAAAAAAAGGTTTTGCAAGATAAAAAGGATGAAGTGTCCAAAGAAGGCAAAGAACTCCAAGACAAAAAAGATTCACTCAAAAAACAAGAACAAGAAGCAGTTGCAAGTCTCAATGAACTGAAAAAAGACCCTGTTAAAAATAAAGCAGAGATTGAGAAAAAAACGGAAGAAGTCAAAAAGATAGAACAAGAGAAAAAGGAAACTGATAAAAAATCAGAAGCAGTCCAGGCCAAAAAAGAAGAGTTAAGCAAAAAAGAAGAACAAATTGCCAAAAAAGAAGAGGCAAGGACTGGAACTACTACTTCAGGTGATGGCGCTAAAAAAGAAGATGCTGTTCAAAAAGTGGAAGCCAAAGTAGAAGAACTAAAAACGGAACTGGCTCAAACAAAAGAAGAACTGAAGAAAAAAGAAGAACAAAGTGATAATGTTGTGAACAACAAAATCCTTTTTATGAAGTTTATCAAATATGATACTGATGGCCATTATTCCAATGAACTTTGGGCCATTGATCCTGCCAAAGATGATGCCTTATTCAAAAGTCCTTACAATAACATTTGTTCTAAGGAATTTAAAGAAATTGCAAACCAAGGTGTACTTGTTTTAGGGTATGACGGAGAAAAAATTGAAACTCGTAAACACAAACTGGTTTTACTTGATCCAGACAAATTGGGTGTGAAAAAAACAAGTGAATCAGCAGATATTTTCTGGCGGACTCCAATGATCAACCGCGAAGATAAAATCTATGTGATTGAAAAGGTAAAAGACAAATACCATGTGGCTCGTTTCAAATCCGACCTTACCTTTGAAAAAAGGACAGAAGAACCAGTGGAAGAAAACTCTGAACTTACATTCTTTGGCGACAAAATTTATGTAACGGGTAAACCAAAAGAGGGTGAGAAAACAACCATCAAAGTCTTCAAAAAAGAAGACTTAAGTTTACTGAAAACCATTGCTCCTTAA
- the serC gene encoding 3-phosphoserine/phosphohydroxythreonine transaminase — translation MPTFTHRIYNFNAGPAMLPTEVMEEAKDEFLNFRGTGMSVMEMSHRDKYFQSILDESISDLRELLNLPSRYAVVYFPGGATLQFSAIPFNYLQSGDSADFAVTGVWAKKAFEEAKKFYPNVKSIFNGIDSKYMELPTITDTSVNDGAKYVYITSNNTIYGTRYKTFPKLKKAPLIADMTSELLSRNLPIEDFSVLFAGAQKNIGPSGLTVVIYDKEKIPDVSHPIPNLMNFSLMEKNGSLYNTPPTYSIYIAGLVYKYLKRNGGISAMEEINERKAKKLYDALDASSLFYAPVPETFRSAMNVVFRSNKDSLDPKFLSMAEEQGFAGLKGYREVGGFRASIYNAMPEEGVDALISFIKEFERTHG, via the coding sequence ATGCCTACGTTTACACACAGAATCTACAATTTTAATGCAGGGCCAGCCATGCTCCCCACCGAAGTCATGGAAGAAGCGAAAGACGAGTTCCTAAACTTTAGAGGTACAGGAATGTCGGTGATGGAAATGAGCCATAGAGATAAATATTTCCAATCCATTTTAGATGAATCTATCTCCGATTTACGCGAACTTTTAAACCTACCTTCTCGTTATGCGGTGGTGTATTTTCCTGGCGGAGCAACTTTACAATTTTCAGCAATTCCTTTCAATTATTTACAATCAGGAGATTCTGCTGATTTTGCAGTAACTGGCGTTTGGGCAAAAAAAGCTTTCGAAGAAGCAAAAAAATTCTATCCCAATGTAAAATCCATTTTTAATGGGATTGATTCCAAATACATGGAACTTCCTACCATCACAGATACATCAGTCAATGATGGTGCCAAGTATGTATACATTACTTCCAATAATACCATTTATGGAACAAGATACAAAACTTTTCCCAAGTTAAAAAAGGCTCCTCTCATAGCGGACATGACAAGCGAACTTTTAAGTCGTAATCTACCCATAGAAGATTTTTCGGTCTTGTTTGCTGGAGCTCAGAAGAATATTGGCCCTTCTGGACTCACTGTAGTGATTTATGATAAGGAAAAAATTCCTGATGTATCCCATCCAATTCCCAATCTTATGAATTTTAGTTTGATGGAAAAAAATGGATCACTATATAATACACCACCTACTTATTCCATCTACATTGCAGGTCTTGTTTACAAGTATCTAAAACGGAATGGTGGAATTTCTGCGATGGAAGAAATAAATGAAAGAAAGGCAAAAAAATTATATGATGCCCTTGATGCCTCTTCTCTTTTTTATGCACCTGTGCCTGAAACATTTCGCTCTGCAATGAACGTTGTGTTTCGTAGCAATAAAGATAGTTTGGATCCAAAATTTTTATCAATGGCCGAAGAACAAGGATTTGCTGGTCTAAAAGGATACAGAGAGGTAGGTGGGTTTAGAGCTAGTATCTATAATGCAATGCCTGAAGAAGGTGTTGATGCACTTATTTCTTTTATCAAAGAATTTGAAAGGACACATGGTTAG
- the rpiB gene encoding ribose 5-phosphate isomerase B, with amino-acid sequence MKEKIGIASDHGGFALKEFLRKSLEETYELVDYGTKSEESVDYPTIIGDACRKVLSNEVPRLIALCGTGIGASIAANRFKGIRAALCHDEFTAEMSKRHNNANVLVLGGRVLGTDLALRIVKKWIETDFEGGRHQKRLGLIEEQS; translated from the coding sequence ATGAAAGAAAAAATTGGAATCGCCTCTGATCATGGAGGATTTGCTCTCAAAGAATTCCTCAGGAAAAGTCTCGAGGAAACGTATGAATTGGTCGATTACGGTACTAAGAGCGAAGAGTCCGTTGACTACCCAACCATCATTGGAGATGCCTGCCGGAAGGTCCTTTCTAATGAAGTCCCAAGACTCATCGCACTTTGTGGTACGGGCATTGGTGCTTCCATTGCTGCGAACCGTTTCAAAGGCATTCGAGCGGCCCTTTGCCATGATGAGTTTACGGCAGAAATGTCCAAACGCCATAATAATGCCAATGTACTGGTTTTAGGGGGAAGAGTTCTCGGAACTGACTTAGCTCTGAGAATTGTGAAAAAATGGATCGAAACAGATTTCGAAGGTGGCAGACACCAAAAACGATTGGGTCTTATCGAAGAGCAGTCTTAA
- a CDS encoding concanavalin A-like lectin/glucanase, producing MFFDFEGDTNEPYLTESGIPFPSKSISVVSSSYLEDRNTHFFGKKSAYFSGRRNQIHLSVSGNSLFGTHPDPFSISIPLYMSEQGASSVILDRTVYVKGKKYGISLELNEGKPTFFVNHLLQKTEGRTVSFVLESSVKIKRKTWEVISIYFDTLNNRYVLYQNGIETAEYQNKGADTIGFGFPENDSTPLILGKSYYGNLDGFHIHKGEPESSYTKFESVRYDDDTKIGYMEGSISTSSILETKYSNSSLLQVQWNVNQPKDTMLELYFRGSNQKFNDSSSLSWTRIKSFTTDLPKQKFKYYQWKIWFRPDPMGKTVPSVQSLSFDYTEQTPPDVPTLFRLDPNTSKNQQVCFLWNSNHEKEVQNGGGYIIHYGLVPNRMVGSVFVKKDKTNELRKIDGNEENSSFKNKRFCLDEDTLISNIYIPEGQLESPEDRRLADQIDVSKKEKRGLLFQPGLTYYFRISAYNRYLNEWDSRDQRSELSPPISFSFPKEVSNLK from the coding sequence TTGTTTTTTGATTTTGAAGGTGACACAAACGAACCTTATCTTACAGAATCAGGGATTCCATTCCCTTCCAAATCAATCTCCGTTGTCTCCTCTTCTTATTTAGAAGACCGAAACACACATTTTTTTGGCAAAAAGTCGGCTTATTTTTCAGGGAGACGTAACCAAATCCATCTTTCCGTTTCTGGAAATTCCTTGTTTGGCACTCACCCCGATCCCTTTAGTATATCCATTCCACTTTATATGAGCGAACAAGGTGCAAGTTCCGTCATTTTGGATCGAACAGTTTATGTGAAAGGGAAAAAGTATGGCATCTCACTTGAGTTAAACGAAGGTAAACCAACTTTTTTTGTGAATCATCTTTTACAAAAAACAGAAGGAAGAACAGTCAGTTTTGTTTTAGAATCTTCTGTTAAGATAAAACGAAAAACCTGGGAAGTGATATCAATCTATTTTGATACACTAAACAACCGTTATGTTTTATACCAAAATGGAATTGAAACTGCAGAATATCAAAACAAAGGTGCAGACACAATTGGTTTTGGTTTTCCAGAAAATGATTCCACTCCACTTATACTAGGAAAATCTTATTATGGAAATTTGGATGGATTCCATATCCACAAGGGAGAACCTGAATCGAGTTATACAAAGTTTGAATCTGTTCGGTATGATGATGATACTAAAATTGGATATATGGAAGGAAGTATTTCTACATCTTCAATTTTAGAAACAAAATATAGTAATTCTAGTTTACTCCAAGTCCAATGGAATGTCAACCAACCGAAAGATACTATGTTAGAACTGTATTTCCGTGGTTCGAATCAGAAGTTTAACGATTCAAGTTCCCTTTCTTGGACAAGAATAAAGTCTTTCACAACAGACCTACCTAAACAAAAATTCAAATACTACCAATGGAAAATTTGGTTTAGACCAGACCCAATGGGAAAAACAGTTCCCAGTGTACAATCATTAAGTTTTGATTATACAGAACAAACACCACCTGATGTACCAACACTTTTCCGTTTGGATCCAAACACTTCAAAAAACCAACAAGTATGTTTTTTATGGAATTCAAATCATGAAAAAGAAGTCCAGAATGGTGGAGGTTATATAATCCATTATGGACTTGTTCCTAATCGTATGGTTGGATCTGTTTTTGTAAAAAAAGACAAAACAAACGAACTTCGCAAAATTGATGGAAATGAAGAAAATAGTAGTTTTAAGAACAAACGTTTTTGTTTGGATGAAGACACTCTTATCAGTAATATCTACATTCCAGAAGGCCAACTAGAATCTCCAGAGGACAGACGTTTGGCTGACCAAATAGATGTTTCAAAAAAAGAGAAACGGGGACTGTTATTCCAACCTGGACTTACATATTACTTTAGAATTTCAGCATACAATCGTTACTTGAATGAATGGGACTCAAGAGACCAAAGGAGTGAACTTTCTCCTCCTATTTCATTCAGTTTCCCGAAAGAAGTTTCGAACCTTAAGTAA
- a CDS encoding CopG family transcriptional regulator produces MAKIDKRFQILLSEEEQILLKNEATRRGISQGELIRLALNNEIIQKSELLRRKAIQNLTEILS; encoded by the coding sequence ATGGCTAAAATTGATAAAAGATTTCAGATTTTACTTTCTGAAGAAGAACAAATTTTATTAAAAAATGAAGCGACGAGAAGGGGAATATCTCAAGGAGAACTCATTCGTTTGGCTTTAAATAATGAGATCATTCAAAAATCTGAATTGCTTAGGCGAAAAGCGATTCAAAATCTTACGGAGATCCTTTCTTGA
- a CDS encoding metalloenzyme — MIFYVFLDGVGMANYDPKTNPFSRFAKGFLAPVGGIPKSDIDLPIDTNQLHYVKTDAHMGVPGLPQSATGQTALWTGIPGPKVLGRHVSGFPTITLRKIIAKYSMIKVLNEEGILSDFLNCFSPPYLKHVEEKPKLVSASTLVQLASGRPLKNFEDLRSERGLYMDLTHEIMGTLGIDMLKEGDPLLEKRDPFLLGSKCFQRFSNYKLTLYEYFITDKVGHAMDWEKAEKVIFNLESFFKGLLSNIDPTKDLLIVSSDHGNMEDLSQKNHTENPAATILFGKDADRFAENIHSLADIVPEIYKTFGLEQALYNTHTNEFLMETN; from the coding sequence ATGATTTTTTATGTATTTTTAGATGGGGTTGGAATGGCAAATTACGATCCCAAAACCAATCCGTTTAGCCGATTTGCCAAAGGGTTTTTAGCTCCAGTTGGTGGGATTCCTAAGTCGGATATCGACCTTCCCATTGATACAAATCAGCTTCATTATGTAAAAACAGACGCTCATATGGGTGTGCCAGGCCTCCCCCAATCTGCCACTGGGCAAACTGCACTATGGACAGGAATCCCTGGGCCAAAAGTACTTGGGAGGCATGTGAGTGGGTTTCCAACAATCACCTTACGAAAAATCATCGCCAAATATTCAATGATCAAGGTTTTAAATGAAGAAGGTATTCTCAGTGATTTTTTAAACTGTTTTTCGCCACCTTACTTAAAACATGTGGAAGAGAAACCAAAACTTGTATCTGCATCTACACTTGTCCAACTCGCGAGTGGTAGACCTCTTAAAAACTTTGAAGACCTCCGAAGTGAAAGAGGTTTATATATGGACCTTACACACGAAATTATGGGTACCCTCGGGATTGATATGTTAAAGGAAGGAGATCCATTATTAGAAAAAAGGGATCCTTTTTTACTTGGAAGTAAGTGTTTCCAACGATTTTCAAATTACAAACTCACTTTGTATGAATACTTTATCACCGATAAAGTAGGTCATGCAATGGACTGGGAAAAAGCAGAGAAAGTGATCTTTAACTTAGAATCTTTTTTCAAAGGTCTTCTTTCAAACATTGACCCTACGAAAGATTTACTCATTGTTTCCAGTGATCATGGGAATATGGAAGACTTAAGCCAAAAGAATCATACAGAAAACCCGGCGGCCACCATCCTATTTGGTAAGGATGCTGACCGCTTCGCTGAAAATATACACTCGTTAGCTGATATTGTCCCAGAAATTTACAAAACTTTTGGTTTAGAACAAGCTCTATACAATACCCACACGAATGAGTTTCTAATGGAAACCAACTAA
- a CDS encoding tetratricopeptide repeat protein, translating to MSRVIVSLAGLLFIVAGLSTAYYQTNISAKEDQSQLVLEKIAEGEEYLKQTNPHSKEKAIAIFSELAGKRGLEKYEFQIKYNQARALEKNSDFYPALDIYKELKKNPNWKSDEKDKLSYSLGNLLLKVGNEPEGKAHLESVLQSSSDNKLRSKAFMALGDHYYKIGQYETARKNYVLSLQEDPNHTESRIGWGRTLRKMGKDWASFDVFDEYIETQDGLAGADEKVVGEYKDSVFKDAKDSYSKKQYFKSIELFQKSLTVNPSPKKEEEALYYIALAYDALGKQTESLTYINKVLNNGDYSLDQASLYKKGTIYFRQGKFEKAAGIFQTIVDKYPKNQITDKAIAWKKESLDQFTDHNDLEDSDVSSDSNTNKPNSYSGKPDSGNDLEF from the coding sequence ATGAGTCGAGTGATCGTATCTTTAGCTGGTTTGTTATTTATTGTAGCTGGTCTCTCCACTGCTTATTACCAAACAAATATTTCTGCAAAAGAAGACCAATCCCAGTTGGTTCTCGAAAAAATTGCAGAAGGAGAAGAATATTTAAAACAAACAAATCCACATAGCAAAGAAAAGGCGATTGCCATTTTTTCTGAATTGGCTGGGAAACGGGGTTTGGAAAAATACGAGTTTCAAATTAAATACAACCAAGCAAGGGCTCTCGAAAAAAATTCTGATTTTTACCCAGCATTAGATATTTATAAAGAACTCAAAAAAAATCCAAATTGGAAATCTGATGAAAAAGACAAACTCAGTTATTCCCTTGGGAATTTACTTTTAAAAGTTGGTAATGAACCAGAAGGAAAAGCACATTTAGAATCAGTTTTACAATCTAGTTCTGATAATAAACTTAGATCCAAAGCATTTATGGCATTGGGTGATCATTATTATAAAATTGGCCAATACGAAACTGCTCGTAAGAACTACGTCTTATCCCTACAAGAAGATCCAAATCATACTGAATCAAGAATTGGTTGGGGGCGAACTCTACGTAAAATGGGAAAAGATTGGGCTTCATTTGATGTGTTTGATGAATACATCGAAACCCAAGATGGCCTTGCAGGTGCAGATGAAAAAGTTGTTGGTGAATACAAAGATTCTGTCTTTAAAGATGCAAAAGATAGTTATTCAAAAAAACAATATTTCAAATCTATCGAATTGTTTCAGAAATCATTAACAGTAAACCCTTCTCCTAAAAAAGAAGAAGAAGCATTGTATTATATTGCTTTAGCTTACGATGCATTAGGAAAACAAACAGAATCATTAACTTATATCAATAAAGTTTTGAATAACGGAGATTATTCTCTCGACCAAGCATCACTTTATAAAAAAGGAACTATTTATTTCAGACAAGGAAAGTTTGAAAAAGCTGCCGGTATTTTCCAAACAATAGTAGATAAATACCCTAAAAACCAGATTACCGACAAGGCGATTGCATGGAAAAAAGAATCTCTAGATCAGTTTACTGACCATAATGATTTAGAAGATTCCGATGTATCGTCAGATTCTAATACAAACAAACCGAATTCATATTCAGGAAAACCTGATTCGGGGAATGATTTAGAATTTTAG